CATGGTGGATCCGATCCGAGCACACTACGCGGTGCGTCAGGCAACATCTACCTCCACGACATCCGTCCTGACGAATAATTTCCAACAGAGTCCGTTTGACAGTGTGCGTCAGCCGATCTGACAATCCATCAATGACACGGGGGTTGACGGCAGCGGGCCGGGGGTTCCTGCCTCCACGGACATGGCATTGGGTCTCGAAACCGTAGGCAGGAAGCTCCTGTGGAGCGTCGCCCTGCCCGGGCTGCTCGCGGCCGTCCTGGGCATCGGCTACTTCTGGCGTGAGGCCCAACGAGCGGCCCAGGACGCCACCCAGGACGAGGCCCTGGTGCTCACGGAGTTCATCGGCACCCACTTCCGGCTGCCCACGCCCCAGGGTCTGCCGCCCCACTCGCCGGTGGCCGAGCTGCTGCGCTCGGAGACGCGGCTGCTGCGCGCCACGGCGGAGCTGGACATCGTGTCGCCGGACGGGCGCATCCTCTGGTCCTCCCGGCCCGAGGAGGTGGGCACCCGCCACCCCAAGGCCGCGCTGCTGGCGGAGTCCGATCAGGAGAGGAGCTTCTCGGACGCCCAGGCGACGGAAGTCATCCGCCCACTCGGTGGAAAGGACTGCGCGGGCTGTCACGTGGACGCGGCGATGCGTCCCCTGGGAGTCCTGCACCTGCGGGTGAGCGAGCCCGTGGTGCACCGCGAGCTCACCGAGGCCCTGGGCGGCGGACTGGTGGCGGTGCTGGTGCTGGGCACCATGCTGATCGTCGCCACCGGGGTGTCTCTGCACCTCTTCCTCACGCGGCCCCTGCGCCGGCTGACGGCCGCCATGCGCCGCGCCGAGGAGGGAGACTTCCTGGTGCGCGCCGAGGTGCGGGGCACGGATGAGATCTCCCGGCTCGGCTCGGCCTTCAACGCCATGCTGGCGCGCATCACCTCCATGAAGGCCGAGGAGATCGACACCCACCGGGATCTCCAGGTGACGAAGTGGAAGCTGTCCCTCAAGGAGGAGCTGGAGGAGCGCATCGCCGAGCTGGCCCTGCTCTTCGACGTGGCGCGCTCGGTCAACTCCACCATCGAGCTGTCCGAGCTGCTCTCGCGCATCACCCAGCTGGTGCCCGAGCGGCTCCACATCCCGCACTTCTCCACCATGCTCGTCAACGCGGACGGAGTGCTGGAGATCAAGAGCACCTTCCCGGCGGATCCGGCCCTGGATGGGATGACCTTCCAGATCGGCGAGGGTGCATGCGGGCGCGCGGCGGAGACGCACCGGGCGGTGTACGTGCCGGACGTCACGGACCCCTCGAGCGTGTTCGCCCGGCGCGCGCTGCTGCCGGGACACGAGGCCGGCGCGCTGCTGTGCGTGCCCATGGTGCACATGGACTCGGTGCTGGGCGTGCTCAACTTCCGGCGCCCGGAGGTGGCCAGCTTCGCCCCCGAGGAGCTGGAGCTGCTCAGCGCGGTGGCCGACCAGGTCGCCACGGCGGTGAAGAACGCCATGCTCCACGCCGAGGCGGTGAAGCTCACCATGACGGACCCGCTCACCGGGGTGCCCAACCGCCGCCACCTCTTCGCGCGCCTGGAGTTGGAGGTGGCACGCGCGCAGCGCTTCGGCTCGCCGGTGTCCATCCTCATGGTGGACATCGACCACTTCAAGAAGCTCAACGACGCCGCGGGCCACCGCGCCGGTGACGAAACGCTGCGCAAGGTCTGCGACGTGCTGCGCGCCCGCGTGCGCAAGGTGGACACGC
This is a stretch of genomic DNA from Archangium violaceum. It encodes these proteins:
- a CDS encoding diguanylate cyclase — translated: MALGLETVGRKLLWSVALPGLLAAVLGIGYFWREAQRAAQDATQDEALVLTEFIGTHFRLPTPQGLPPHSPVAELLRSETRLLRATAELDIVSPDGRILWSSRPEEVGTRHPKAALLAESDQERSFSDAQATEVIRPLGGKDCAGCHVDAAMRPLGVLHLRVSEPVVHRELTEALGGGLVAVLVLGTMLIVATGVSLHLFLTRPLRRLTAAMRRAEEGDFLVRAEVRGTDEISRLGSAFNAMLARITSMKAEEIDTHRDLQVTKWKLSLKEELEERIAELALLFDVARSVNSTIELSELLSRITQLVPERLHIPHFSTMLVNADGVLEIKSTFPADPALDGMTFQIGEGACGRAAETHRAVYVPDVTDPSSVFARRALLPGHEAGALLCVPMVHMDSVLGVLNFRRPEVASFAPEELELLSAVADQVATAVKNAMLHAEAVKLTMTDPLTGVPNRRHLFARLELEVARAQRFGSPVSILMVDIDHFKKLNDAAGHRAGDETLRKVCDVLRARVRKVDTLARYGGEEFMLVLSQVSKDDAYDVAEKLRRAVAEAPQLAAPTQPGGHITVSIGVATIPTDASSQDTLVDCADAALYASKRGGRNRVTCYEAGMELHPGRERGLSRPNDPSSPTPSVAKA